In one Pseudoclavibacter sp. Marseille-Q3772 genomic region, the following are encoded:
- a CDS encoding sodium:solute symporter: MVLDNVIILVYILAMLGMGYIGYRRTKSQDDYLVAGRRLGIFMYSSTLSVVVLGGASLVGGIGLGYEFGISGAWLVTAIALGILVLSGVLAKRLTKLRIYTVTQMLDLRYGGSSAPFSGIVMFLYTFMLAVTSTLAYATVFHVLFGWENWAGILVGGAIVILYSSLGGMWSITITDFVQFVVMTVGVFVLLLPITYTQAGGWDAIIDRLGDSFASPTAIGGASIVTYIIVYTLGLLIGQDIWQRVFTARTANTARNGGLIAGVYILLFAIAGAIIGMAAHVLLPELAHPDDAFAAVVDQVLPHGLRGLVLAAGLATMMSTASGALIAASTVFTKDVLPLFNPKAREQSELVGASTDADAHLHGFRGVMLIVGAAILGTAMIMTSVVGALTIAYNILVAALLVPIVGGMLWQRANRTGAYAGIVAGAAAVIIGMFVWGEMANEPIYVGLGASLVAFLIGTAVGSPTSQETIDHWHERLAASDEFDLSTGLIDIIQAREANNAEPDSAAPARKPESNA, from the coding sequence TACATCCTTGCCATGCTTGGTATGGGATACATCGGGTATCGGCGAACCAAATCGCAAGACGACTACCTGGTTGCTGGTCGAAGGCTTGGGATCTTCATGTACTCGTCCACGCTCTCGGTCGTTGTGCTCGGTGGTGCCTCCCTGGTGGGAGGAATTGGTCTGGGGTACGAGTTTGGTATTTCCGGGGCATGGCTTGTCACCGCCATTGCGCTTGGCATCTTGGTGCTCTCGGGTGTGCTGGCAAAGCGGCTAACCAAGTTGCGTATCTATACCGTCACCCAGATGCTGGACCTGCGATATGGCGGCAGTTCAGCGCCGTTCTCGGGAATTGTGATGTTCCTGTACACGTTCATGCTGGCTGTGACCTCGACGTTGGCCTACGCGACTGTCTTTCACGTGCTGTTCGGTTGGGAAAACTGGGCGGGCATCCTCGTGGGCGGTGCGATTGTGATTCTGTATTCCTCGCTCGGCGGGATGTGGTCGATCACGATCACTGACTTCGTGCAGTTCGTTGTGATGACCGTTGGCGTCTTCGTGTTGCTGTTGCCGATTACCTACACGCAGGCCGGTGGATGGGATGCGATCATTGACCGTCTCGGTGACTCGTTCGCGTCCCCGACAGCAATCGGTGGCGCCTCGATCGTGACCTACATCATTGTCTACACTCTCGGTCTGCTCATCGGGCAGGACATTTGGCAGCGCGTGTTCACGGCCCGTACTGCGAACACTGCTCGGAACGGCGGTCTGATCGCGGGCGTATACATCCTGTTGTTCGCCATCGCCGGAGCGATCATCGGTATGGCGGCGCACGTACTGCTGCCAGAGCTTGCTCATCCGGACGACGCTTTCGCCGCCGTTGTTGACCAGGTGCTTCCGCACGGACTGCGCGGGCTGGTGCTCGCGGCCGGTTTGGCAACAATGATGTCTACTGCTTCCGGTGCGCTCATCGCAGCTTCGACAGTCTTTACCAAGGACGTACTTCCGCTGTTCAATCCGAAGGCGCGGGAACAGTCAGAGCTCGTCGGTGCATCCACCGACGCCGATGCCCACCTGCACGGCTTCCGAGGTGTCATGCTGATTGTCGGTGCAGCGATCCTGGGAACCGCAATGATCATGACCTCGGTTGTGGGTGCACTCACCATCGCGTACAACATTCTCGTCGCAGCGTTGCTGGTCCCGATCGTCGGTGGAATGCTCTGGCAGCGAGCAAACCGCACCGGTGCGTACGCCGGAATTGTGGCTGGCGCGGCGGCGGTGATTATCGGCATGTTCGTATGGGGTGAGATGGCGAACGAACCCATCTATGTCGGTCTCGGTGCAAGCCTGGTCGCTTTCCTCATCGGTACCGCGGTCGGCTCCCCGACGTCTCAGGAAACGATCGATCACTGGCATGAGCGACTGGCCGCATCCGATGAGTTCGATCTATCAACCGGGCTGATCGACATCATCCAGGCCCGGGAAGCGAACAATGCCGAGCCGGACAGCGCAGCACCTGCCCGTAAACCCGAATCAAACGCGTAA